The Magnetospirillum sp. XM-1 genomic interval GCCGCGCATCAGCCAGGGGCGCGAGCGGCTCTGGGCCAGCCAGTCGGGCTGCTGCTCGGGGCTGTCGAACAGCCAGGCGGCCGACATGTAGGCCAGCGACACCAGAACGGCGCCGCGCGCCAGCCCGAACACGAAGCCCAGCGACGAATCCACCGAGTTGAGCGCGCTCTTCCTCACCGTGTCCGACACCCGCTTGGTCAGCAGCGAAAGCACCAGCAGGGTGACCAGGAACAGGGCGGCGCCGGCGGCGATGTCGGCCACCAGGGCGCTGCCGATCTGGGAGCGGAAGAACGGCTGGGCATGGGGGAAGCCGTAGAGGGCGGCGAACACCGCGCCCACCCACGAGGTGATGGACAGCACCTCCTGCACGAAGCCGCGCAGGAAGGCGAACCCCGCCGAGCCGAGCAGCACCACGGCGACCACAACGTCAACGGCGGTGATGTTGAGGTTCCCCATTGCCTCGTCCAGTTAGGGTGTCAATCGTGCCGGAACAGCCCAAGCACGTCCTGCAAATGCCCGATGGAGCGGATGGTGAGCGACGGCCCCGCGCCGGCTGCTCCACCGCCCTTGTCCTTGCGCGGCCGGGCCGGCACCAGCGCCTGATCGAAGCCCAGCTTGGCGGCTTCCTTCAGGCGGGTATCGGCCTGGGCCACCGCCCGGACCTCGCCGGACAGCCCGATCTCGCCGAACACGACCATGTCGGCGGGAACGGGCACGTCGGACGCGGACGACACCAGGGCCGCAGCGACGGCAAGGTCGGCGGCCGGCTCGGCGATCCGCAATCCTCCGGCGACGTTCAAATAAACGTCATTGCCCGACAAAGCAAGCCCACAGCGGGCATCAAGCACCGCAAGCACCATGGATAGGCGGTTGGTGTCCCAGCCGACCACGGCGCGCCGGGGCGAAGACAGCGAGCTGGGCGCCACCAGGGCCTGGATTTCCACCAGCATGGGGCGCGTGCCCTCCATGCCGGCGAAGACGCAGGACCCCGACACGTTGCCGCGCCGCTCGGCCAGGAACAGGGCGGACGGGTTGGCCACCTCGGACAGCCCGCCCTCGGTCATCTCGAACACCCCGATCTCGTCGGTGGCGCCGAAGCGGTTCTTCACGGCGCGTAAGATTCGGAACTGGTGGCCCCGGTCGCCCTCGAAATACAGGACGGTGTCGACCATGTGCTCCAGCACCCGGGGGCCGGCGATGGTGCCTTCCTTGGTGACGTGGCCCACCAGGAACAGCACGAAGCCGCGGCGCTTGGCGAGGCGGATCAGCTCGGCGGCGCAGGCGCGCACCTGGCTGACGGTGCCGGGCGCCGATTCGATGTTGTCGGCATAGACGGTCTGGATGGAATCGATCACCACCACCTGGGGCGCGTCGGGGCCGTCGAGGGAGGCGAGGATGTCGCGCAAGGATCCGGCCGAGGCCAGCGCCACCTTGGCCTTGGCATAGCCCAAGCGCGCGGCGCGCATGCGCACCTGATCCACCGCCTCCTCGCCCGAGATGTAGGCCACCGAGACCTGGGCCGACAGCCGCGCCGTGGCCTGGAGCAGCAAGGTGGACTTGCCGATGCCGGGATCGCCGCCCACCAGCAGGCAGGAACCCGGCACCAGTCCGCCGCCGCACACCCGGTCCAACTCGCCGATGCCGGTCAGCCAGCGCGACAGCGGTTCGGCGTTGCCCTCCAGGCCGACGAATTCGATGCGCTTGCCCTTGCCCCCCGACAGGCCCTTGGGCACCTCTTCGCGCGCCGCCTCCTCGGTGATGGAGTTCCAGGCGCCGCAGGATTCGCACTTGCCCGCCCATTTGCGGGTGACGGCGCCGCATTCCTGGCAGACGAACTGGGACGAGGGGGATTTGGCCAAGATGAATACTCGATCGGGCACGGGAAATTCAGCGCGCCAAGGCACCTTAGCACGAGAACATTGAGGCAACCAAGAGCGTGTGCGCCGGAACGGCTATTTACGGTTGGCGCAACTGGGGAAGGGGGGCTTTTCGCCCGCCACCTTGGGGCAGAGCTTGATGGGAGAGAGGTTCTTGAAGCGGCCGGTCCATTTGGCCTCGTCGAAAGCCAGCGGAGTCTTGGAGGCGGCGCCGCGCTCGGCCCATTGCAGGGTGTAGTAATCGGCTTGGCCCTTGATCACGATCACCAGGGCCGATTCGCTGTGGGGTTTGCCGGCGACGTTGGCTGTTCCGCAGCTGACCACCAGGGCGAAGGCGTCGTGGCCGCTCAGCTTGATCTCGCCGAAGCTGGTGCCCTGGAAACTGGCGGGGCAGGCCTGCTGGAAGCCGCCGCCGATACGCAGCGCCAGGGCTTCCGGCGTGGCGTTGGGATTGGCCGCCAGTCCCTTGATGCCGGTCAGGGTGATCATCTGGGTCCAGGACTCGACGGTCTGGCCGCTGAGAACTAATTCCTGGATGTATTGCTCCGCCGTGGAGTTCTCGGCCGCCGGGACGAAATTGCCCGGAACGGAATATCCCACCAGCTGGCTGAATACCGGCGTGACCACCTGCATGGCTTCCGTGGCCGGAGCGGCCGTCGCCGCCATAACCGGCAGCAGCCCGGCCAGCGACAAGGCGGCGCACAGGCCCGAGCGTACATATCGCATCATGATTGTCCCCCTTCCCAATACGTAGGGGAGCAATCCTAGCAAATTCACCGTATATGACAATCGTCTAAGGTGCTATGCCCTGAGTTCCATAGTGATCGGCCCCACGGCGCGGCCGTGGATGAACTGGTCCACGTATTCGTTGCCGGAATGGTCGATGTCGCGCGCCGGGCCGACCCAGATCAGGCGGCCCTTGTAGAGCATGGCGATGCGGTCCGAGATCTTGCGGGCCGAGGCCATGTCGTGGGTGATGGACAGCGCGGTGGCGCCCACTTCCTTGCAGCACTTGACGATCAGGTCGTTGATCACGTCGGCCATGATGGGGTCGAGGCCGGTGGTGGGCTCGTCGAAGAAGATGATTTCCGGATTGGTGGCGATGGCGCGGGCCAGCGACACGCGCTTTTGCATGCCGCCCGACAGCTCGGAGGGCGACAGGTCGCCGGTGGAGGCGGCAAGGCCCACCTGGGCCAGTTTCTCGATGGCGATGTCGCGGGCCTTGGCGCGTTCCATCTTGCGGCCCTGGATCAGGCCGAAGGCGACGTTCTCCCAGACCTTCAGCGAGTCGAACAGGGCGCCGCCCTGGAACAGCATGCCGAACTTGGTCATGATGCGGTCGCGGTCCTTGGGACCCATGCCGACCACTTCCTCGCCGTCGATCTTGATGGAGCCGGTTTCGGGGCGCAACAGGCCCAGGATGCATTTCAGCATCACCGACTTGCCGGTGCCCGATCCGCCGATGACCACCACGGATTCGCCCTTGGCCACCGACAGGTCGATGCCGTCCAGCACCACCTTGGGGCCGAAGCCCTTGTGAACGTCCGTCAGTTGGATCTTCGGCACGCTGCTCATGGTCACTTCCCGAAGAACATGGCGGTGATGAGGTAGTTGAACACCAGGATCATGATGGCCGCCGACACCACCGCGTTGGTGGTGGCCGCGCCGACGCCCTGGGCGCCGCCCCTGGAGTAGTAGCCGTTGTAGCAGCCCATCAGGGTGATCAGGAAGCCGAACACGGCGGCCTTGGTCAGGCCCGAGATGACGTCCAGCGGCTCGAGGAACTCCCAGGTGCGCGAGATGTAGGTGGCCGAGTTGAAGCCCAGCTTGTAGACGCCGACGATATAGCCGCCGAACACGCCGATGATGTCGGCGATCAGCACCAGGAAGGGCAGCATCAGGGTGCCGGCCAGGATGCGCGGCGCCACCAGATACTTGAAGGGATTGGTCGACAGCGTGGTCAGCGCGTCGATCTGCTCGGTGACGCGCATGGTGCCGATCTCGGCGGCCATGGAGGCGCCGATGCGGCCCGCCACCATCAGCCCGGCCAGCACCGGGGCCAGTTCGCGGGTCACCGAGAGGACCACCACGGTGGCCACGGCGCCCTCGGCGGCAAAGCGCGAGAAGCCGGAATAGGATTGCAGAGCCAGCACCATGCCGGTGAACACGGCGGTCAGGCCGACCACGGGCAGCGAGAAATAGCCGATCTCGATGAATTCGCGCAGGATCAGGCGGGGATAGAAGGGCGGGCGGACGGTGTGCGACACCGCCATGGCGGTAAAGGCCGACAGCCGGCCCACATGGGCCAGGAAGGCCAGGAACACCCGGCCGATGGTCGCCAGGAAAGCGGTCATGACGCGCAAGCCCCCTCGGCGCCGGTCCAGCGGCGGTGATGGCGGCGCCCCAGGGAGGTGAGAATTTCGTAGCCGATGGTGTCGGCCTCGGCCGCCACGTGGTCGGCGCCGTGGCCGGGGCCGATCAGCTCGATCAGCCCGCCGGGATGGGCGTGCTCCACCGGGACGTCGGTGACGTCGAAAGTGGTCAAATCCATGGAAACCCGTCCGACCACCGGCACCTTCATCCCCCCGATCATGCCATGCCCGCGGTTGGAGAGGGACCGGAACCAGCCGTCGGCATAGCCCACCGCCACAACCGCCAGCCTGCGCTTCCCCTCGACGCGGTGGGTGGCACCATAGCCAACGGTCATAGGGCTGTCAACGTCACGAACCTGAAGGATTTTCCCTTGCAGTTTAATCACTTGGCTCATGGGATTGGGGCGGCCGGGCATGGGATTCAGCCCATAGAGCGCGGCGCCCGGGCGGACCATGGCGAGGTGGAAGCCGCGGCCCAGGAAGATGCCCGACGAGGCCGCCATGGATTGGGGCAGGGCCGGCAGATGCGAGGCCAGGCGGCGCAGCGTGGTCAGCTGCCTGGCGTTCATGGGCGAATCGCTGTCGTCGGCGCAGGCCAGATGGCTCATCACCAGGATGGGGCGCATGGCGGCCAGGATTTCCGGCTTGGCGGCCAGGCGTTCCAGCTCGGGCTCGGACAGGCCCAGGCGGTTCATGCCGGTGTCGATGTGGATCGCCACGGCCGGCGCGCCGCTGCCCTTCTTGGCGAAGCTGGCCCAGCCGGTGATCTGGGCCAGTGAATTCAGCACCGGGATCAGGTTGTGGGTGGCGAACTCGCCCTCGTCACCGCCGGTGGGGCCGCTCAGTATGTGGATCACCGCGCCCGGCACGATGCGGCGCAGCGCGATGCCCTCGTCGACGCAGGCGACGAAGAACGACCGGCATCCGGCGGCGAACAAAGCGGGGGCGATATGCTCCATCCCCAAGCCATAGCAATCGGCCTTGACCACGGCGGACGCCTCGGCCGGCGCCACCAGGGCGGAGAGCCGCTTCCAGTTGGCGACGATGGCCGCCACGTCGATGGTCAGCAGGGCGGTGGCGCGGGAAAGGTCGGTCATCGGGGGGTGGGGTCTTTCCATGGTCTGGTCAGCGACCGGTATCGGGCGCCAGAGTATGGTCCCGGCTGCACTTTGTGAAGGGCTTTGGGGCGGTTTTGCCCCGGCCGCCGATCAGAAGCCCGGCTCTTCGTAATGGTCGGAGGCGGCCAGATTGCCGAATTTGGTGAACTCGCCGTGGAAGGCGAGGCGCACGGTGCCGACGGGGCCGTGACGCTGCTTGGCGATGATCACCTCGGCGGTGTTGTAGACCTCTTCGCAGCGCTGCATCCACTTGGCGTGGCGCTCGTTGAACTTTTCCTGGGATTCCTCGGGCCGCTGGCCGGGTTCGGCGCGTTCCAGGTAGTACTGTTCGCGGAACACGAACATCACCACGTCGGCGTCCTGTTCGATGGAGCCGGATTCGCGCAGGTCGGCCAGCTGGGGCCGCTTGTCCTCGCGCTGCTCGACGGCGCGCGACAGCTGGGACAGTGCGATCACCGGCACCGACAGCTCCTTGGCCAGCGCCTTCAGGCCGCGGGTGATCTCCGAGACTTCCTGCACGCGGTTCTCGGACGACGAGGACGAGCCGCGCAGCAGTTGCAGGTAGTCGATGACGATCAGGCCCAGGCCGTGCTGGCGCTGCAGCCGCCGCGCCCTTGTGCGCACCGCCGAGATGGACAGCGCCGGGGTGTCGTCGATGAACAGCGGCAGGCGGTGCAGGTTCTGGGCGGCCACCACCAGGCGCTCGAACTCCTCGTTGGACATCTCGCCCTGGCGGATCTTGTGGCTGTTGATCTCCGCCTGCTCGGCCAGGATACGGGCCGCCAGCTGCTCCGACGACATTTCCAGCGAGAAGAAGGCGGTGATGGCGCCGTCCACGCCCTTCTTGCGCCCCAGCGCGTCCACCTCTTCCTTGTAGGCGTAGGCGGCGTTGAAGGCGATGTTGGTGGCCAGTGCGGTCTTGCCCATGGAGGGGCGCCCGGCCAGGATGATCAGGTCGGAATCATGCAGGCCGCCCAGCTTGCCGTCCATGTCGATCAGGCCGGTGGGCACGCCCGACAGCTTGCCCTGGCGCTTGTGGGCGGCCTCGGCGTTGGCGATGGCGCCCACCAGGACGGTCTTGAAATCCTCGAATCCGCCCTCGGTCTGGCCGGTGGTGGCCAGGTCGTACAGCTTGGCCTCGGCCTTGCCGATCTGATCCATGGCGGGGGTGTCTAGGTCGGCGGAAAAGGCGTCGTTGACCATGTCCTCGCCCATGCCGATCAGCGAGCGGCGCAGGTGCAGGTCGAAGATCAGCTTGCCGTAATCCTCGGCGTTGATCACCGAGACCACGGCGTTGGCCAGCTGGGCCAGGTAATTGGTGCCGCCGATCTCGGCCAGGCCGCCGTCGTTCTCGAAATAGGTCTTCAGCGTCACCGGGTTGGCCATCTGGCCGCGCTCGATCAGCTTGCCGCAGGTGGCGAAGATGCGCCCATGCACCGGGTCGGCGAAGTGCTCGGGCTTGAGGAATTCCGAGACCCGCTCATAGGCGCGGTTGGACAGCAGGATGGCGCCCAGCAGGGCCTGCTCCGCCTCGTAATTGTGGGGCGGAACGCGAAAGCCGATTCCCTCGGCGGGGGCGGCGGGATGGTCGGGGGGAAAGGAGTTCATGACCCGGCCATGTTAGCAGATGCGCTCGGCCCGCGCGGGCTTATCCGCCTGTGGATAAGGTGGATAACGGGGAAAAGAAAACGGCGGCCGGACCGAAACGTCCGACCGCCGTCTTTTCGAAGGATGCCGGGGCGATTAGGCCTCGGTGGCTTCCTCGGCGACCTCGGCGACGGCCTCTTCCTCGGCCGGAGCCTCGGCTTCCTCAGCCTCGGCGGCGGCGGCGGCAGCGGCGGCGCGCTCGGCCTCCTCGGCGGAGCGGGCGACGTTGATGGTCACCGTCACCGACACTTCCGGATGCAGCGAGATACGCACGCCGTAGGAGCCCAGGGTCTTGATCGGCTGGTCCAGGTTGACCATGCGGCGCTCGATGGTGAAGCCGGCGGCCTTCACCGCGTCGGCCACGTCCTTGCCAGACACCGAGCCGTAGAGCATGCCGCTCTCGCCCGCCTGACGGACCATCAGCACCGACAGGCCGGCCATCTTGTCGGCCACGGCCTGGGCCTCGTCACGACGCTTGAGGTTCAGGGCCTCGAGCTGGACGCGCTGCTTCTCGAAGAAGGCCAGATTGTCCTTGGAGGCGCGCAGCGCCTTCTTCTGGGGCAGCAGAAAATTGCGGGCGAAGCCGGGCTTGACGTTGACCACGTCGCCCATCTGGCCCAGCTTCTCGATTCGCTCGAGCAGAATGACTTCCATCTTATTCCTCCTTGCCGCCGCCGCTTGACTCGGCGCGGCGGAATCTCGTCATGAACCTCACCAGTCCCAGGCCGGCCACGGGTATGAACGCCCAAGCCGAGGCCAGGAACAGGCCTCCGTACATCGCCGCGAGATACATCCTCGCGTTAGGCCGGCCAGCGGCCCATCCGTGAACCGTCGCAAGCCCCAGAAGGGCGAACGGTATCAGCGTCACCACCACCGCGCTGCGGGCCACATAGCCAAGGTCGCCCTCGGCCAGCCCCCCGGTTGCCGCCGCGGTCGCCAGCACCACTCCCAGCCACGTCGGAAGCTCGAGCTCCCGATAGGACGGGGTGGGCCGCCGGTTCCTGCCGAGCCGGACCAGGAACCCCTGGGCCGCCACGGCGTTCACCACCGCCATCACCAACCACGAACTGGCGACCATGGCCGGGAAGAACGGCACCCACCAGTCGGCGACAGCCTTGCGCTGTTCGCTGGTGAGGTTGGGAGCCACCATTTCCAGGGTGCGGCCGATGGTGTCGGTCACCCAGAATTGCAGCCCGCCGCTCTCCACGCCGTCCGGTCGGTCCGGAACCAGAAACGCGCCGATCACGATCAGCGCCAACCCGATTCCGGTCAGCCAGCCCAGCACCAGGCCCGGCGGATACCATTCGACGCTGTTGTCGGCGTTGCTCCGCCACAACAGCGCCCGATGGACCACCACCAGGCTCGGCAGCAAGACCACCACGGCGAAGGGCAGGGGGGCGAACCCACCCGCCGTCAACGCCACGGCGGCCATCGCGGCCAGACCCGCCACCAAGGCCGCTCTGTTTCCTAAGAACAACCCCACCATCATCAGAGGCAGGGGAGCCAGATAGGAGAGCAGCATCCCGGCGGCAAAGCCTTTTGCCAGCGACAGGAACAGGAGTGAAGACACCAATCCTGCCGCCAGCGGAACGCCAAACGACCCGGTCACGGCGACCTGGCCGAACCTAAACTCACTTCACCACGTAGGGCAGCAGGCCCAGGAAGCGGGCGCGCTTGATGGCCTGGGCCAGCTCACGCTGCTTCTTGGCAGACACCGCGGTGATGCGAGAGGGGACGATCTTGCCGCGCTCGGAGATGAACCGAGAGAGCAGCTTGATGTCCTTGTAATCGATCTTCGGCGCGCCCTCGCCCGAGAACGGGCAGGTCTTGCGGCGGCGGAAGAACGGACGACGGGGGGCGCCGCCAGCGGCGGGGCGGGGACGCTCGGTCTTGACCTCGGTCATTATTCGCCTCCTTCCATACGGCGGGGTTCACGGTCGCGGCGCGGACGATCCTCGCGGTCGTCACGGCGGGGGCGGTCGTCGCCCTCGCCACGACGCGGACGGTCGTCGCGGGACTTGGACTGCATCATGGCCGACGGACCCTCTTCGAGTTCCTCGACGCGGATGGTCAGAGTGCGCAGCACGTCCTCATTGATCGACATCTGGCGCTCCATCTCCTTGACGGCGGCCGACGGCGCATCGATGTTCAGCAGGACGTAGTGGCCCTTGCGATTCTTCTTCACCCGGTAGGCGATGTTGCGCAGGCCCCAGTACTCCTTCTTGGAGACCGAGCCGCCGCCCTGGGTGATGATGTTGGAGAGTTCCTCGGTCAGGGTTTCCACCTGCGGGGTGGAAATATCCTGACGCGCGATGAACACGCATTCGTACAACGACATTGTAAAAACCCCTTACGGCTTTTCTCTTCCCATATCGTCCCCAATGGACGAACAGGCATAGCCGACAGCCCCTTTCGGGATGCCGGCAAGGGTTGGAAGGGGCGCACTATACACAAATCGAATCCGGATGCAAGCGCGCGAAGGGCTGCGGCTCAGGCCGGCTGCAGCGCCACGCCCGACGGCGCCTGTTCGGCCTCGGCTTGCCGGGGCGGCGCCGAGGGGGCGGAGGCGGCGCGGGCCTGCGGCCCCAGGCGGGGCTCGTGGCGGCGGTCCACCTCGGGGGCGGCGGTGCGCACCACCCGGTTCAGCACCTGGCCCAGTTCGCCCACCTGGGTCGCCATGCCGGCCAGCAGCGAGGTGACGGCGCTGGCTTCCGCGCCGCTGCGCCGCGCCTCGTCGGCCACCAGGATGATGCGCTCGGTGACTTCGCGCGCCGCTTCGGCCGACTGGGTGACGTTGCGGGCGATCTCCTTGGTGGCGGCGTCCTGTTCCTCGACGGCGGCGGCCACCGAGCCGGCGATGGATTCCACCTTGCGGATCACCGCCACCGTGGCGGCGATGGCCTCGCCCACATGGGCGGCCATGGTCTTCAGCTCCTCGATACGGGTGGCGATCTCCTCGGTCTGGCCGCCGGTCTGGTCGGCCAGGCGCTTGACCTCGGACGCCACCACGGCGAAGCCCTTGCCCGCCTCGCCGGCCCGGGCCGATTCGATGGTGGCGTTGAGCGCCAGCAGCCGGGTCTGGCCGGCGATGGCGGCGATCATCGCCACCACCTCGTCGATGCGGGCGACGGAGGCGAGCAGGGTGCCCACCGTCTGGTCGGCGTCGCCGGCCGCCACCACCGCCTCGCCCACCAGGGTGGACGACGATGACACCTGGGCCGATATCTCGCGGATGGAGGAGGTCAGCTCCTCGGCGGCGCCGGCCACGGTCTGGGCGTTGGACAGGCTTTGCTCGGCGGCGGCGGCCACGCGTTGGGAGTTGTCTTCCACCCTCAGCGCCGACGCGGCCATTTCCTCGGCGGCCCCGACCGCCTGCCGGCTGCCGTCCTCGACCTTGGCGACCACCTGTCCCGTCTCGGTCTCGATGGTTTCGGCCATGGCCTGCAGCGCGGCGCGGCGTTCGGCCTCGGCCTGGTCGCGCAGGCGTTCCTGTTCGGCCTCCATGCGGGCCACGGCGATGGCGTTGTCCTTGAACACCACGACGGCGCGGGCCATGGCGCCGATCTCGTCCCGGCGTTCGCCGCCCTCCACCTCGACGCCGAGGTCGCGATCGGCCAGGCGCAGCATAGCGCCGGTCAGGTTCGCCACCGGACGGGTGATGGAGCGGGTCAGCGTCACCACCACCAGGGCGCCGGCCACCAGGGCGAGGACCAGGGCGGCGGTGATGGCGGAAGCGGAGCGGGCCGCTTCCGAGCGGATGGCTTTGATGCCCGAACTGAGGTCGGCGGCCAGGGAATCCTCCACCCCCTTCATCAGGTCGATGCGCCGGGTGGCGGCGGCGAACCAGCGCTCGGAGCTCAATTCGCCGGCATTGGCGTCCAGAAGCTGCTTGCGGAAGGCGGCGAATTCGGCGGAGGCCGGAGTCTCCAGCACCGTCTGCAGGGCGCGGCGCTGCGACGGCGTGGCGCGGACCGCGTAGGCCCGCACATGGGTGTCCTGTACGGCGGCCAGGGCGGCGATGCGCTGGCGCACGGCCTCGTCCATCCCCACGGCAAGGCCGCTGGCCCCGGTGGCGCGTTCGATGCCGGCGCTTTCCTTGGCGCGCATCAGTTCCAGGTAGGCGGCGATCAGGT includes:
- a CDS encoding CvpA family protein; amino-acid sequence: MGNLNITAVDVVVAVVLLGSAGFAFLRGFVQEVLSITSWVGAVFAALYGFPHAQPFFRSQIGSALVADIAAGAALFLVTLLVLSLLTKRVSDTVRKSALNSVDSSLGFVFGLARGAVLVSLAYMSAAWLFDSPEQQPDWLAQSRSRPWLMRGADMLQGLAPAGLGKAEGKTREASAEARQLMEAEKTFQKFVSPQPAAPSARPASDGKGKTDAKAASKTEQSYDTESRTQMERLIRSNQ
- the radA gene encoding DNA repair protein RadA; this encodes MAKSPSSQFVCQECGAVTRKWAGKCESCGAWNSITEEAAREEVPKGLSGGKGKRIEFVGLEGNAEPLSRWLTGIGELDRVCGGGLVPGSCLLVGGDPGIGKSTLLLQATARLSAQVSVAYISGEEAVDQVRMRAARLGYAKAKVALASAGSLRDILASLDGPDAPQVVVIDSIQTVYADNIESAPGTVSQVRACAAELIRLAKRRGFVLFLVGHVTKEGTIAGPRVLEHMVDTVLYFEGDRGHQFRILRAVKNRFGATDEIGVFEMTEGGLSEVANPSALFLAERRGNVSGSCVFAGMEGTRPMLVEIQALVAPSSLSSPRRAVVGWDTNRLSMVLAVLDARCGLALSGNDVYLNVAGGLRIAEPAADLAVAAALVSSASDVPVPADMVVFGEIGLSGEVRAVAQADTRLKEAAKLGFDQALVPARPRKDKGGGAAGAGPSLTIRSIGHLQDVLGLFRHD
- a CDS encoding ABC transporter ATP-binding protein is translated as MSSVPKIQLTDVHKGFGPKVVLDGIDLSVAKGESVVVIGGSGTGKSVMLKCILGLLRPETGSIKIDGEEVVGMGPKDRDRIMTKFGMLFQGGALFDSLKVWENVAFGLIQGRKMERAKARDIAIEKLAQVGLAASTGDLSPSELSGGMQKRVSLARAIATNPEIIFFDEPTTGLDPIMADVINDLIVKCCKEVGATALSITHDMASARKISDRIAMLYKGRLIWVGPARDIDHSGNEYVDQFIHGRAVGPITMELRA
- a CDS encoding ABC transporter permease, producing MTAFLATIGRVFLAFLAHVGRLSAFTAMAVSHTVRPPFYPRLILREFIEIGYFSLPVVGLTAVFTGMVLALQSYSGFSRFAAEGAVATVVVLSVTRELAPVLAGLMVAGRIGASMAAEIGTMRVTEQIDALTTLSTNPFKYLVAPRILAGTLMLPFLVLIADIIGVFGGYIVGVYKLGFNSATYISRTWEFLEPLDVISGLTKAAVFGFLITLMGCYNGYYSRGGAQGVGAATTNAVVSAAIMILVFNYLITAMFFGK
- the alr gene encoding alanine racemase, whose translation is MTDLSRATALLTIDVAAIVANWKRLSALVAPAEASAVVKADCYGLGMEHIAPALFAAGCRSFFVACVDEGIALRRIVPGAVIHILSGPTGGDEGEFATHNLIPVLNSLAQITGWASFAKKGSGAPAVAIHIDTGMNRLGLSEPELERLAAKPEILAAMRPILVMSHLACADDSDSPMNARQLTTLRRLASHLPALPQSMAASSGIFLGRGFHLAMVRPGAALYGLNPMPGRPNPMSQVIKLQGKILQVRDVDSPMTVGYGATHRVEGKRRLAVVAVGYADGWFRSLSNRGHGMIGGMKVPVVGRVSMDLTTFDVTDVPVEHAHPGGLIELIGPGHGADHVAAEADTIGYEILTSLGRRHHRRWTGAEGACAS
- a CDS encoding replicative DNA helicase; the encoded protein is MNSFPPDHPAAPAEGIGFRVPPHNYEAEQALLGAILLSNRAYERVSEFLKPEHFADPVHGRIFATCGKLIERGQMANPVTLKTYFENDGGLAEIGGTNYLAQLANAVVSVINAEDYGKLIFDLHLRRSLIGMGEDMVNDAFSADLDTPAMDQIGKAEAKLYDLATTGQTEGGFEDFKTVLVGAIANAEAAHKRQGKLSGVPTGLIDMDGKLGGLHDSDLIILAGRPSMGKTALATNIAFNAAYAYKEEVDALGRKKGVDGAITAFFSLEMSSEQLAARILAEQAEINSHKIRQGEMSNEEFERLVVAAQNLHRLPLFIDDTPALSISAVRTRARRLQRQHGLGLIVIDYLQLLRGSSSSSENRVQEVSEITRGLKALAKELSVPVIALSQLSRAVEQREDKRPQLADLRESGSIEQDADVVMFVFREQYYLERAEPGQRPEESQEKFNERHAKWMQRCEEVYNTAEVIIAKQRHGPVGTVRLAFHGEFTKFGNLAASDHYEEPGF
- the rplI gene encoding 50S ribosomal protein L9; translation: MEVILLERIEKLGQMGDVVNVKPGFARNFLLPQKKALRASKDNLAFFEKQRVQLEALNLKRRDEAQAVADKMAGLSVLMVRQAGESGMLYGSVSGKDVADAVKAAGFTIERRMVNLDQPIKTLGSYGVRISLHPEVSVTVTINVARSAEEAERAAAAAAAAEAEEAEAPAEEEAVAEVAEEATEA
- a CDS encoding DUF2232 domain-containing protein encodes the protein MTGSFGVPLAAGLVSSLLFLSLAKGFAAGMLLSYLAPLPLMMVGLFLGNRAALVAGLAAMAAVALTAGGFAPLPFAVVVLLPSLVVVHRALLWRSNADNSVEWYPPGLVLGWLTGIGLALIVIGAFLVPDRPDGVESGGLQFWVTDTIGRTLEMVAPNLTSEQRKAVADWWVPFFPAMVASSWLVMAVVNAVAAQGFLVRLGRNRRPTPSYRELELPTWLGVVLATAAATGGLAEGDLGYVARSAVVVTLIPFALLGLATVHGWAAGRPNARMYLAAMYGGLFLASAWAFIPVAGLGLVRFMTRFRRAESSGGGKEE
- the rpsR gene encoding 30S ribosomal protein S18 is translated as MTEVKTERPRPAAGGAPRRPFFRRRKTCPFSGEGAPKIDYKDIKLLSRFISERGKIVPSRITAVSAKKQRELAQAIKRARFLGLLPYVVK
- the rpsF gene encoding 30S ribosomal protein S6 codes for the protein MSLYECVFIARQDISTPQVETLTEELSNIITQGGGSVSKKEYWGLRNIAYRVKKNRKGHYVLLNIDAPSAAVKEMERQMSINEDVLRTLTIRVEELEEGPSAMMQSKSRDDRPRRGEGDDRPRRDDREDRPRRDREPRRMEGGE
- a CDS encoding methyl-accepting chemotaxis protein yields the protein MIAAMMSNLKIGQRVWLAILLPALAAVISATVIDMAKFREMEKAERTGRLAGLTMEIGAAVHELQKERGLSSAFAASKGARMGAERTKQLEGTNPRLKTLSAAMAGLGGGIGEELAWSIDKAGRELAGLTALRTGVERLEVTGPQTVSRYSVLIESLLGVAEKLTATETDQETGNLIAAYLELMRAKESAGIERATGASGLAVGMDEAVRQRIAALAAVQDTHVRAYAVRATPSQRRALQTVLETPASAEFAAFRKQLLDANAGELSSERWFAAATRRIDLMKGVEDSLAADLSSGIKAIRSEAARSASAITAALVLALVAGALVVVTLTRSITRPVANLTGAMLRLADRDLGVEVEGGERRDEIGAMARAVVVFKDNAIAVARMEAEQERLRDQAEAERRAALQAMAETIETETGQVVAKVEDGSRQAVGAAEEMAASALRVEDNSQRVAAAAEQSLSNAQTVAGAAEELTSSIREISAQVSSSSTLVGEAVVAAGDADQTVGTLLASVARIDEVVAMIAAIAGQTRLLALNATIESARAGEAGKGFAVVASEVKRLADQTGGQTEEIATRIEELKTMAAHVGEAIAATVAVIRKVESIAGSVAAAVEEQDAATKEIARNVTQSAEAAREVTERIILVADEARRSGAEASAVTSLLAGMATQVGELGQVLNRVVRTAAPEVDRRHEPRLGPQARAASAPSAPPRQAEAEQAPSGVALQPA